From the Bacillus tuaregi genome, one window contains:
- a CDS encoding acyl-CoA dehydrogenase family protein — MNFDLTAEQLMIKKMIKEFADEEVAPGALERDRQHSFPIDVFQKLTKLGMMGLPFPEKYGGAGADTISFAIVTEELSRACGATGITYSAHISLGGAPLYYFGTEEQKQRYLIPLCTGVSFGSFGLTEPGAGSDAGGTETKAVEKNGEYIINGNKCFITNASYAKFVAITAVTGKSNGKKEISAIIVPTDSPGFTIRDSYEKMGLHASNTTELIFDDVHVSTKQLLGKKGEGFKQFLATLDGGRIGIGAMAVGIAQAAYERALNYAKGRKQFGQSIGTFQAIQFKLAEMAMKIELARNSVYKAAWLKDAGRPFTKEAAICKLYASKICMEVTDQAVQIHGGYGYMKDYHVERYMRDAKLTEIGEGTSEIQHMVIARSIGC, encoded by the coding sequence ATGAATTTTGATTTAACCGCAGAACAGCTAATGATTAAAAAAATGATAAAAGAATTTGCTGATGAAGAGGTGGCGCCAGGTGCGCTGGAAAGAGATCGTCAACACAGCTTCCCGATTGACGTGTTTCAAAAATTGACAAAGCTTGGTATGATGGGGCTGCCATTCCCTGAAAAATACGGTGGTGCTGGAGCTGATACCATCAGTTTTGCGATAGTAACCGAAGAATTAAGCCGTGCCTGTGGGGCAACGGGTATCACCTATTCCGCACATATTTCTTTAGGCGGTGCTCCGCTTTATTATTTTGGTACTGAGGAACAAAAACAAAGATATTTAATTCCTCTATGTACGGGAGTCAGCTTTGGCTCGTTTGGTTTAACAGAGCCTGGTGCGGGCTCTGATGCAGGTGGAACGGAGACAAAGGCAGTCGAGAAAAATGGTGAATACATTATTAATGGAAATAAATGTTTTATTACCAATGCAAGCTATGCAAAATTTGTAGCTATTACAGCCGTTACTGGCAAAAGCAATGGTAAAAAAGAAATAAGTGCCATTATTGTCCCGACAGATTCTCCCGGTTTTACCATTCGTGATTCTTATGAAAAAATGGGGTTGCATGCGTCAAATACAACCGAGCTGATTTTTGATGATGTTCATGTTTCGACAAAACAACTGTTAGGAAAAAAAGGTGAAGGCTTTAAGCAATTTCTGGCTACCCTTGACGGCGGAAGAATTGGGATTGGGGCTATGGCTGTTGGGATTGCACAGGCAGCCTATGAGAGAGCACTAAATTATGCAAAAGGAAGAAAGCAATTTGGTCAATCCATTGGCACTTTCCAAGCTATACAATTTAAACTGGCGGAAATGGCTATGAAAATTGAATTAGCAAGAAATAGTGTTTACAAAGCTGCTTGGCTGAAGGATGCAGGAAGACCCTTTACTAAAGAAGCGGCAATCTGTAAATTATATGCCTCAAAGATATGTATGGAAGTTACAGATCAGGCGGTCCAAATCCACGGCGGCTATGGTTATATGAAGGATTATCATGTGGAAAGATATATGCGTGATGCAAAATTAACAGAAATAGGTGAGGGAACCTCAGAAATTCAGCATATGGTGATTGCAAGATCAATTGGCTGCTAA
- the glyQ gene encoding glycine--tRNA ligase subunit alpha: protein MNIQNMILTLQKHWSEQGCILMQAYDTEKGAGTMSPYTFLRAIGPEPWNVAYVEPSRRPADGRYGENPNRLYQHHQFQVIMKPSPDNIQELYLESLQALGIDPLKHDIRFVEDNWENPSLGCAGLGWEVWLDGMEITQFTYFQQVGGLECKPVSVEITYGIERLASYIQDKENVFDLEWTDGFTVRDIFGQPEYEHSKYTFETSDQEMLFNLFNIYEKEAHRQMEEGLVHPAYDYVLKCSHTFNLLDARGAISVTERTGYLARCRSLARKIAKTFYEEREKLGFPILKAKEEKSRD, encoded by the coding sequence ATGAATATTCAAAACATGATTCTAACGTTGCAAAAGCATTGGTCTGAACAAGGGTGTATCTTAATGCAGGCATATGACACAGAAAAAGGAGCAGGAACGATGAGCCCTTACACATTTCTGCGGGCGATTGGTCCTGAGCCTTGGAATGTGGCCTATGTGGAACCATCTCGTCGTCCGGCAGATGGTCGATATGGCGAAAATCCTAACCGTCTGTATCAGCATCATCAATTTCAAGTCATAATGAAGCCATCACCCGACAATATTCAAGAACTCTATTTAGAGTCTTTACAGGCGCTTGGCATTGATCCATTAAAGCATGATATTCGCTTTGTAGAGGATAACTGGGAAAATCCATCGCTTGGATGTGCTGGACTAGGCTGGGAGGTTTGGCTTGACGGGATGGAAATCACTCAATTTACCTACTTCCAGCAGGTAGGGGGTTTGGAATGTAAGCCTGTTTCTGTTGAAATTACGTATGGTATTGAACGTCTTGCATCCTACATACAAGATAAGGAAAATGTATTCGACCTTGAGTGGACAGATGGTTTTACCGTTCGAGACATATTTGGTCAGCCTGAATATGAGCATTCAAAATATACTTTTGAAACATCTGATCAAGAGATGCTGTTTAACCTATTTAATATTTATGAGAAAGAAGCACATCGACAAATGGAAGAGGGACTTGTACATCCGGCGTATGATTATGTACTAAAATGCTCACATACATTTAATTTGCTGGATGCAAGAGGTGCGATTTCCGTTACCGAAAGAACTGGTTACTTGGCACGCTGCCGTAGCCTTGCTCGTAAAATTGCTAAAACGTTTTATGAGGAAAGAGAAAAGCTTGGTTTCCCAATCTTAAAGGCAAAGGAGGAAAAGAGTCGTGACTAA
- a CDS encoding YqzL family protein, which produces MLDFTWKVFSQTGNIDTYLLFKELEKENQEIPVSQDDELIELDFPIM; this is translated from the coding sequence ATGTTAGATTTTACTTGGAAGGTGTTTTCGCAAACAGGTAATATTGACACATATCTTCTTTTTAAGGAATTGGAAAAGGAGAATCAAGAAATACCCGTAAGTCAGGACGATGAGCTAATTGAATTAGATTTTCCAATTATGTAA
- the recO gene encoding DNA repair protein RecO encodes MLQKCEGIVLRTTDYGETNKIVTLYTREWGKFGVMANGAKKPKSRLAAITQPFTYGYFLVQKGHGLGSLQQGEMIASLRAIKEDIFLTAYASYIVELTDKCTEEKKTNPYLFELLYQALNFINEGYDADIIKNIYEMKMLNSLGLYPTLNHCVICGSNEGRFSFSIREGGILCHRCLNKDPYHLKISPATVKLLFTFYCIDISRLGNISIKSETKVELKRVIDSYYDEYSGLYLKSKKFLDQLDSLKVDN; translated from the coding sequence ATGTTGCAAAAATGCGAAGGGATTGTCCTTCGAACAACTGATTATGGTGAAACAAATAAAATTGTCACACTTTATACTCGTGAATGGGGAAAATTTGGCGTGATGGCAAACGGAGCTAAGAAACCCAAAAGCAGGCTGGCTGCCATCACTCAGCCTTTTACATATGGGTATTTTTTAGTGCAGAAGGGTCATGGTTTGGGAAGTCTGCAGCAGGGGGAGATGATTGCCTCTTTACGTGCAATTAAAGAGGATATATTTCTAACTGCCTATGCTAGTTATATTGTTGAATTAACCGATAAGTGTACAGAGGAGAAGAAAACAAACCCATATCTATTTGAACTGCTGTATCAAGCCTTAAATTTTATCAATGAAGGCTATGATGCGGATATTATTAAGAATATCTATGAAATGAAAATGCTGAACAGCTTAGGGCTTTATCCAACCTTAAATCACTGTGTCATTTGTGGCAGCAATGAAGGTAGGTTTTCCTTTTCAATTAGAGAAGGCGGTATCCTCTGTCACCGCTGTCTTAATAAGGATCCCTATCATCTGAAAATTTCACCTGCAACAGTGAAGCTTCTCTTTACTTTTTATTGTATTGACATCAGTCGGCTTGGCAATATTTCAATTAAGTCTGAAACAAAAGTTGAGCTAAAGAGAGTCATTGATAGTTATTATGATGAATATTCTGGTTTGTATTTGAAATCAAAAAAATTTCTTGACCAGCTTGACTCCCTGAAAGTTGACAACTAA
- a CDS encoding pyruvate, water dikinase regulatory protein produces the protein MSKMPVIYVVSDSVGETAELVTKAALSQFDGSDIIIKRFPFVEDETNVDEVISLTKYEDGMIVFTLVRPEIRQYMREAAAKAGIVAYDIIGPLIDQIQVLTGKAPLFEPGLIHKLDEEYFKKVEAIEFAVKYDDGRDPRGIIKADLVLIGVSRTSKTPLSQFLAHRRIKVANVPIVPEVDPPDELFTISPKKCFGLKISPEKLNGIRRERLRTLGLNDDATYAKVERINEELQYFEKLVERIGCPVIDVTNKAVEETANIIHNIYQKNLTTG, from the coding sequence ATGAGCAAAATGCCGGTCATCTATGTGGTATCCGACTCAGTGGGAGAAACGGCTGAACTCGTCACTAAAGCAGCTTTAAGCCAATTCGACGGCAGTGATATCATAATAAAGCGATTTCCATTTGTTGAGGATGAAACAAATGTAGACGAAGTGATTTCATTAACCAAATATGAGGACGGAATGATCGTTTTTACCCTTGTCAGACCGGAAATACGACAGTATATGCGAGAGGCTGCTGCCAAAGCTGGGATTGTAGCCTATGATATAATTGGTCCTCTCATTGACCAGATACAGGTCTTGACTGGGAAGGCACCTTTATTTGAACCTGGTCTCATTCATAAGCTGGATGAGGAGTATTTTAAAAAGGTGGAAGCAATTGAGTTTGCTGTAAAGTATGACGATGGTCGAGATCCTAGAGGAATTATAAAGGCTGATCTAGTCCTCATTGGTGTTTCAAGGACTTCAAAGACGCCTCTATCTCAATTTTTAGCCCACAGAAGAATAAAAGTGGCAAATGTACCGATTGTTCCAGAAGTGGACCCTCCAGATGAATTATTTACCATATCTCCAAAGAAATGCTTTGGTTTAAAGATTAGTCCGGAAAAATTAAACGGGATTCGTAGAGAACGATTGCGCACATTAGGACTAAATGATGATGCAACCTATGCTAAAGTAGAGCGGATTAACGAAGAATTACAATACTTTGAAAAACTTGTAGAGCGGATTGGTTGTCCAGTTATTGATGTAACCAATAAAGCGGTAGAAGAGACAGCTAATATTATTCATAATATATATCAAAAAAATCTGACTACTGGATAG
- a CDS encoding diacylglycerol kinase family protein, producing the protein MNSGYNGRRRGGLMRSFGFAIEGIFHSLIRERNLKIHLTVALSVTVLGFLYEISSFEWLVIVLAIGGMLSFELMNTAVERVVDLITEEYHPLAKQAKDIAAGAVLIYALISVLIGCIIFLPKMF; encoded by the coding sequence ATGAATTCGGGCTACAACGGTAGACGAAGAGGGGGACTTATGCGGTCATTTGGTTTTGCCATTGAAGGAATTTTTCATTCTTTAATAAGAGAACGAAATCTGAAAATTCATCTGACAGTGGCACTGTCCGTTACCGTACTTGGATTTCTATATGAAATCTCTAGCTTTGAGTGGTTAGTCATTGTTTTGGCTATCGGTGGCATGCTTTCGTTTGAGCTGATGAATACGGCTGTTGAAAGAGTAGTCGACCTTATCACTGAAGAATACCACCCACTTGCCAAACAAGCTAAAGATATTGCAGCTGGAGCGGTGTTAATCTACGCCTTGATTTCTGTGCTAATCGGTTGTATTATTTTTTTACCAAAAATGTTCTAA
- the dnaG gene encoding DNA primase, giving the protein MSDRIAEETLNQIRQASDIVDVISEFVQLKKQGRNYTGLCPFHNENSPSFSVSVEKQVYHCFGCGAGGNVFSFLMQIEGLSFQEAAIKLAQNANIDLGMSISTLSKPNTLSDEARQMIEAHNLLRKFYHHLLVNTKEGQHALEYLLERGFTSDSIDKFQIGYSLDSWDFDVKFLTNKNFQPTLMEKAGLIIKREQDGSYFDRFRNRIMFPIFDRNGETIAFSGRALGAQSPKYLNSPETAIFNKSKILYNYHLARPTMRKLQQAILFEGFADVIAADRSGVENGIATMGTSLTEEHVSILKKNVQTVTLCYDSDSAGIEAAFRAGKMLHDANLQVSVAVMPDGMDPDEYVKSYGAEKFRQDIIHSSMTFMSFKMLYYRKGKNLQNEGDRLLYIEKVLQEISRLEKAVEKDLYLRQLADEFNLSLEALKEQERQYSKNSHQVQRHQNPPVQNPSVIPRKVERIKPAYHNAERFLIAHMLRDIDVTYKVQELMEGKAFNIDEHQAIITYLYGFYEKNHQPDFNSFLDYIHDEKLRRIVVDIEMMPINEEISDQELNDYIKQVLKYQKVLKIKEKEAELREADRQKDIQKAVALLAEIQQIRKTL; this is encoded by the coding sequence ATGTCAGATCGGATTGCCGAAGAAACGCTTAATCAGATTAGGCAGGCATCAGATATTGTGGATGTCATCAGTGAATTTGTACAGTTAAAAAAGCAGGGTCGAAATTATACCGGTCTATGTCCTTTTCATAATGAAAACTCTCCATCATTTTCCGTTTCAGTTGAAAAACAAGTCTATCATTGCTTTGGCTGCGGTGCAGGAGGTAATGTGTTTTCTTTTTTAATGCAGATTGAAGGCCTTTCCTTCCAGGAAGCAGCAATAAAACTGGCACAAAATGCGAATATTGATCTTGGAATGAGCATATCTACTTTAAGCAAACCTAATACACTTTCCGACGAAGCAAGGCAAATGATTGAAGCTCATAATTTATTACGTAAATTTTATCATCATTTGCTTGTAAACACAAAGGAAGGTCAGCATGCATTAGAATATTTGCTTGAGCGAGGCTTTACCTCCGATTCCATTGATAAGTTTCAAATTGGTTATTCTCTCGATTCTTGGGATTTTGATGTAAAATTCTTAACCAATAAAAACTTTCAACCTACATTAATGGAAAAGGCAGGCTTGATTATTAAAAGAGAGCAGGATGGAAGCTATTTCGATCGGTTTCGGAATCGAATTATGTTTCCTATTTTTGACAGAAATGGAGAAACGATTGCTTTTTCCGGGAGAGCCTTAGGGGCACAGTCGCCCAAATATTTAAATAGTCCCGAAACAGCAATCTTCAATAAAAGTAAAATTTTATACAACTATCATTTGGCAAGACCGACAATGAGAAAGTTGCAACAGGCCATCTTATTCGAGGGGTTTGCAGATGTTATTGCTGCTGATCGTTCTGGCGTTGAAAACGGCATAGCCACAATGGGAACATCTTTAACAGAAGAGCACGTATCGATTCTAAAGAAAAATGTGCAAACTGTAACCCTTTGCTATGACTCTGATTCCGCAGGAATTGAGGCTGCCTTTCGAGCTGGAAAAATGCTGCACGATGCCAACTTGCAGGTGAGTGTTGCCGTAATGCCAGATGGAATGGATCCTGATGAATATGTGAAAAGCTATGGAGCAGAAAAATTTCGTCAAGATATCATTCATTCAAGTATGACCTTTATGAGCTTTAAAATGCTCTACTATCGTAAAGGGAAAAATCTACAAAATGAAGGAGATCGACTCCTTTATATAGAAAAAGTATTACAGGAAATCAGCCGTCTTGAGAAGGCTGTGGAAAAAGACCTTTATTTACGCCAGCTAGCAGATGAATTTAATTTATCACTTGAGGCGTTAAAAGAGCAGGAAAGGCAATATTCGAAGAATAGCCACCAAGTTCAGAGGCATCAAAATCCACCGGTACAAAATCCGTCGGTTATTCCAAGAAAAGTAGAACGAATCAAGCCGGCATATCATAATGCAGAAAGATTTTTGATTGCACATATGCTGCGGGATATTGATGTGACCTATAAGGTACAAGAGCTGATGGAGGGCAAAGCCTTTAATATTGATGAACACCAGGCCATCATAACTTATTTATATGGTTTTTATGAAAAAAATCATCAGCCTGATTTTAATTCGTTTTTGGATTATATTCATGATGAGAAACTGAGGAGAATCGTTGTCGATATTGAAATGATGCCAATAAATGAAGAAATATCAGATCAGGAATTAAATGATTATATCAAACAGGTGTTGAAATATCAAAAAGTGTTAAAGATAAAGGAAAAAGAGGCAGAACTGCGAGAAGCAGACCGTCAAAAGGATATCCAAAAGGCTGTCGCTCTCTTAGCAGAGATTCAACAAATTCGTAAAACTTTATAA
- a CDS encoding helix-turn-helix transcriptional regulator: MELNKRQEQILEIVKENGPITGENIADQLNLTRATLRPDLAILTMAGYLDARPRVGYFYTGKTGVQLLTENLQKLYVKDYQSIPVVINEGVSVYDAIVTMFLEDVGTLFVVDQHSMLVGVLSRKDLLRASLGKQELSSLPVNIIMTRMPNITMCFREDLLIDIAKKLIEKQIDAMPVVREVDKGFEVIGRITKTNIAKALVALAEDR, translated from the coding sequence ATAGAACTTAATAAGCGTCAAGAACAAATATTAGAAATCGTTAAAGAAAATGGACCGATTACAGGAGAAAATATTGCAGATCAGCTTAATCTAACAAGGGCAACCTTAAGACCAGATCTTGCCATTTTGACTATGGCGGGTTATTTAGATGCAAGACCCCGTGTAGGATATTTTTATACTGGAAAGACTGGTGTCCAGCTTCTAACGGAAAATTTACAAAAGTTATATGTGAAGGATTATCAATCTATTCCGGTTGTCATCAATGAAGGTGTTTCCGTCTATGATGCGATTGTAACGATGTTTTTAGAGGATGTAGGGACACTTTTTGTGGTGGATCAGCATTCAATGCTAGTTGGAGTATTGTCGAGGAAGGACTTATTGAGAGCAAGTCTTGGAAAGCAGGAATTATCAAGCCTGCCTGTTAATATCATTATGACAAGAATGCCTAATATTACAATGTGTTTCCGTGAAGACCTATTAATTGATATTGCAAAAAAGTTAATTGAAAAACAGATTGATGCTATGCCTGTTGTGAGAGAAGTTGACAAAGGTTTTGAAGTAATCGGTAGAATTACGAAAACAAATATTGCCAAGGCTTTAGTTGCTTTAGCTGAGGATAGGTAG
- the glyS gene encoding glycine--tRNA ligase subunit beta, which yields MTKDILLEIGLEEMPARFVTNSMNQLAEKVQSWLEAKQIQYRELKAFSTPRRITVLVKDVAQAQADIHEEAKGPAKKIALNEAGEWSKAAIGFSRGQGMTVDDIYFKEINGVEYAHVKKFIEGQETFALLPELKDLVTSLNFPKNMRWADNDLRYIRPIKWLAALFGQEVIPFTITNVETGRQSQGHRFLGTELEFFEPANYEQDLAKQFVIADPQKRKQMILEQLKKLEEENGWDIPVDQDLLEEVNNLVEYPTALFGKFEEEFLELPEEVLITSMKEHQRYFPVKAKTGELLPYFVTVRNGGEEFLENVARGNEKVLRARLSDADFFYREDQKMPIDQALTKLKSIVYHEEIGTLADKVARVRRLTNLLSDKLHYAAEQKENADRAAEICKFDLVTNMVYEFPELQGYMGEKYARQKGESEEVSLAINEHYMPRNADDQVPSTEVGAVLSVAEKVDTITSFFAIGQIPSGSQDPYALRRQATGVVQILLQKEWQIELEEILLQSLSLLEAEGVLKGAPEDIKQELMAFFKLRLKHLLQEKGIRYDLIDAVLGSHIGVISSLVRRAQVLEEMRVEADFKENIEALSRVLNIAAKAEVISEIQKNLFENNEEHKLYEKYEEVKAQLASSSMTEADYFTALVSMRPEINQYFDHTMVMAEDEAVKLNRLSQMGMLAQLINKFANVNQIIVK from the coding sequence GTGACTAAAGATATTTTGCTTGAAATTGGTTTAGAAGAAATGCCTGCCCGTTTTGTGACGAATTCAATGAATCAGCTGGCAGAGAAGGTTCAATCATGGCTTGAAGCAAAGCAAATACAATATCGTGAGCTGAAAGCATTCTCGACGCCGCGCCGTATAACCGTTCTAGTAAAGGATGTAGCCCAAGCGCAGGCGGATATTCATGAGGAGGCAAAGGGTCCGGCGAAAAAGATTGCCTTAAATGAAGCGGGTGAATGGTCGAAGGCTGCCATTGGCTTTAGCCGAGGGCAAGGTATGACTGTTGATGATATTTACTTCAAAGAAATAAATGGTGTAGAGTATGCACATGTTAAAAAGTTTATTGAAGGTCAGGAAACCTTTGCTTTACTACCAGAATTGAAAGACCTAGTGACCAGTCTGAACTTCCCTAAAAATATGCGCTGGGCAGATAATGATCTTCGCTATATTAGACCAATCAAATGGCTTGCTGCCTTATTTGGTCAAGAGGTGATTCCTTTTACCATCACTAATGTGGAAACTGGGCGTCAAAGTCAAGGTCATCGTTTTCTTGGTACTGAACTCGAATTTTTCGAGCCTGCAAATTATGAACAAGATTTGGCTAAGCAATTTGTCATTGCAGACCCGCAAAAACGAAAGCAAATGATTCTTGAACAGCTGAAAAAACTGGAAGAAGAAAACGGCTGGGATATTCCGGTTGACCAAGATTTGCTTGAGGAAGTTAATAACCTTGTAGAATATCCGACAGCGTTATTCGGAAAATTTGAAGAGGAGTTCCTCGAATTGCCTGAGGAAGTACTCATTACTTCCATGAAGGAGCATCAGCGTTATTTTCCAGTTAAAGCAAAAACGGGAGAGCTTCTGCCATACTTTGTTACAGTGCGAAATGGCGGAGAAGAGTTCCTAGAGAATGTGGCAAGAGGAAATGAAAAAGTATTGCGGGCAAGGCTTTCTGATGCAGACTTTTTCTATCGTGAAGATCAAAAAATGCCAATTGATCAAGCCTTAACTAAATTGAAATCAATTGTCTATCATGAAGAAATTGGCACATTGGCAGATAAGGTGGCAAGAGTAAGACGTTTGACTAATCTGCTTAGTGATAAGCTTCATTATGCAGCTGAGCAAAAAGAAAACGCTGACCGTGCCGCTGAGATTTGCAAATTTGACTTAGTTACCAATATGGTCTATGAGTTCCCTGAATTACAAGGTTACATGGGCGAGAAATATGCTCGTCAAAAAGGAGAGTCAGAGGAAGTCTCACTGGCCATTAACGAGCATTATATGCCACGTAACGCGGATGATCAGGTACCATCCACGGAGGTTGGAGCTGTTTTGTCTGTTGCAGAAAAAGTCGATACGATTACTTCCTTTTTTGCCATTGGCCAAATACCAAGCGGTTCTCAGGATCCTTATGCATTAAGACGACAGGCAACAGGTGTTGTGCAAATATTGCTACAAAAAGAATGGCAGATTGAGCTAGAAGAAATTCTATTACAATCATTATCGTTACTAGAGGCAGAAGGAGTATTAAAAGGAGCACCTGAGGATATTAAACAGGAATTAATGGCTTTCTTTAAACTACGCTTAAAGCATCTGCTGCAGGAAAAAGGAATCCGCTATGATTTAATTGATGCTGTATTAGGAAGTCATATTGGTGTAATAAGCTCGCTTGTTAGAAGAGCACAAGTGCTCGAAGAAATGAGAGTAGAGGCTGATTTTAAAGAAAATATTGAAGCATTAAGCAGGGTATTAAATATTGCTGCAAAGGCTGAGGTAATTAGTGAGATTCAAAAGAATCTGTTTGAGAACAATGAAGAGCACAAATTGTATGAGAAATATGAGGAAGTTAAGGCTCAATTGGCAAGTAGTAGTATGACAGAGGCAGATTATTTTACTGCACTTGTCTCTATGCGACCTGAAATCAATCAATACTTTGATCATACGATGGTTATGGCAGAGGATGAAGCGGTAAAACTAAATCGTCTTAGCCAAATGGGGATGCTTGCACAGCTGATTAATAAGTTTGCTAATGTGAATCAAATCATTGTGAAGTAA
- the era gene encoding GTPase Era yields MNKEIKEPVFKSGFISIIGRPNVGKSTFINRVIGQKIAIMSDKPQTTRNKVQGVLTTNDTQYIFIDTPGIHKPKHKLGDFMMKVAQNTLKEVDLILFMVNAEEGYGRGEEFILEKFQSIKTPIFLIINKIDRIHPDKLLTVIESYKEKYQFAEIIPISALEGNNVETLLTQVKNYLPEGPMYYPADQVTDHPERFIVAELIREKALHLTREEIPHSLAVVIEKMERKQDQDLVHVMATIIIERDSQKGIIIGKQGKMLKEIGKRARGDIENLLGSKVFLELWVKVQKDWRNKASQLRDYGFREDEY; encoded by the coding sequence ATGAATAAAGAAATAAAAGAACCAGTATTTAAATCAGGGTTTATATCCATTATTGGTAGACCCAATGTAGGTAAATCCACATTTATTAATCGTGTTATCGGGCAAAAAATCGCCATTATGAGTGATAAGCCGCAGACAACGAGAAATAAAGTTCAAGGAGTATTAACAACGAATGATACACAATACATCTTTATTGATACTCCAGGAATTCATAAGCCAAAGCACAAGCTAGGCGATTTTATGATGAAGGTAGCTCAAAATACATTAAAAGAAGTAGACTTAATTCTTTTTATGGTAAATGCCGAGGAAGGGTATGGCAGGGGAGAAGAATTTATTTTAGAGAAATTCCAATCGATTAAAACGCCCATATTCTTAATCATTAATAAAATTGATCGTATCCATCCTGACAAGCTATTAACGGTGATTGAATCCTATAAGGAAAAATACCAATTTGCAGAAATTATTCCAATTTCTGCTCTTGAAGGAAATAATGTTGAAACCTTATTAACACAGGTTAAGAATTATCTTCCTGAGGGACCAATGTATTATCCGGCCGATCAAGTGACAGACCACCCGGAAAGATTTATTGTGGCAGAACTGATTAGGGAAAAAGCTCTCCATCTCACGAGAGAAGAGATTCCTCACTCCCTCGCTGTTGTTATTGAGAAAATGGAGCGAAAACAAGACCAAGATTTAGTGCATGTGATGGCAACAATCATTATTGAACGAGATTCGCAAAAGGGCATCATCATTGGAAAACAGGGTAAGATGCTGAAGGAAATCGGAAAACGCGCAAGAGGTGATATTGAGAATTTACTCGGCTCAAAGGTGTTTTTGGAGCTATGGGTAAAGGTTCAAAAGGACTGGCGTAACAAAGCCTCACAGCTGAGGGATTATGGCTTTAGGGAAGATGAATATTAA
- the rpoD gene encoding RNA polymerase sigma factor RpoD, producing MAEKSARSKEVESELTLEQVKEQLTLLGKKTGVLAYDDIAEKLATFELDSHQMDEFYELLGDNGVELVGDSEEEDPNIKELSKNEEEFDLNDLSVPPGVKINDPVRMYLKEIGRVDLLSAEEEVNLALRIEQGDEEAKRRLAEANLRLVVSIAKRYVGRGMLFLDLIQEGNMGLIKAVEKFDYRKGFKFSTYATWWIRQAITRAIADQARTIRIPVHMVETINKLVRVQRQLLQDLGREPTPEEIGEDMDLPPEKVREILKIAQEPVSLETPIGEEDDSHLGDFIEDHEATSPSEHAAYELLKEQLEDVLDTLTDREENVLRLRFGLDDGRTRTLEEVGKVFGVTRERIRQIEAKALRKLRHPSRSKRLKDFLE from the coding sequence ATGGCTGAAAAATCGGCTCGTTCAAAAGAGGTTGAATCAGAATTGACCCTAGAGCAGGTGAAAGAACAGTTAACATTATTAGGAAAAAAGACAGGTGTCCTTGCCTATGATGATATTGCGGAAAAATTAGCTACCTTTGAACTAGATTCCCATCAAATGGATGAATTTTATGAGCTCCTTGGTGACAATGGGGTTGAACTAGTTGGCGATAGTGAAGAAGAAGACCCTAATATTAAGGAATTGTCAAAAAATGAAGAGGAATTTGATTTAAATGACTTAAGTGTTCCCCCTGGAGTTAAAATAAATGACCCTGTACGTATGTATCTTAAAGAAATTGGTCGTGTGGATCTTCTTTCCGCTGAGGAAGAAGTAAACCTTGCCTTACGAATTGAACAGGGTGATGAAGAAGCAAAGAGACGATTGGCTGAAGCGAATCTTCGTCTTGTTGTGAGTATTGCCAAAAGATATGTTGGTCGTGGAATGCTGTTTTTAGATCTGATCCAGGAAGGCAACATGGGTCTAATTAAAGCCGTTGAGAAATTTGATTATCGTAAAGGCTTTAAATTCAGTACGTATGCCACCTGGTGGATTCGTCAAGCAATCACGAGAGCAATTGCTGACCAAGCAAGAACCATTCGTATTCCAGTTCATATGGTGGAAACCATCAATAAGCTTGTTCGTGTACAAAGACAGCTATTACAGGACTTAGGGCGCGAACCGACACCGGAAGAAATTGGTGAAGATATGGATTTACCTCCAGAAAAGGTAAGAGAAATTTTAAAAATTGCTCAAGAGCCCGTTTCACTTGAAACACCAATTGGTGAAGAGGATGATTCACATCTTGGAGATTTCATTGAAGATCATGAGGCAACTTCTCCATCGGAGCATGCAGCATATGAATTATTAAAAGAACAGCTGGAAGATGTGCTAGATACGTTGACTGATCGTGAAGAAAATGTATTGCGACTTCGTTTCGGCCTTGATGATGGGCGAACACGTACGCTTGAGGAAGTTGGAAAAGTATTTGGTGTAACACGTGAACGTATTCGTCAAATTGAAGCAAAGGCTCTAAGGAAACTGAGACATCCTAGCAGAAGCAAAAGATTGAAAGACTTTTTAGAATAG